From the genome of Terriglobia bacterium:
CGTCGAGTTGCTCGCACCGCGCCTGCTCCGGCGACATGTACACCGTCGTCCCCGGGATGACGTTCATCTCCGTAATTGCCTCGCTCGGGCGTGAACGAGGCCGCGCGTCGCCGACGGTCACCAGTTGCGGCTCCGGCGCCAATTTGGCCAGCCCGAAATCCAGGATTTTCGCCTGCCCGCGGTGGGTCAGGAAGATGTTCCCCGGCTTTACGTCGCGGTGCACGACGCCCTTCGCGTGCGCCGCGTCCAGCGCGTCCGCGATCTGGATCCCGATGTCCAGCACCTCCAGGGCATCCAGCGGGCCGCGCTCCAGCCGATCTTTGAGGCTCTGCCCTTCCAGCAACTCCATCACGATGAAGGGCAGGCCGTTGTGCGATGCGATGTCGTAGACGGTGCAGATATTGGGGTGGTTCAGCGAAGAGGTGGTGCGGGCTTCCAGTTGGAAACGCTCCAGGGAAGCGGCGTTGCCGGCGACGTCTTCCGGAATGAATTTCAGGGCGGCCCGCCGCCCCAGGCGGATGTCCTCGCCCTCATACACCATACCCATGCCGCCGCCGCCCAACTTTCTCACAATGCGGTAGTGGGATATGGTTTGCCCAATCACGGGGGATCACCAAGCGTAACCCGGCATCTTAGGTCTGCCCCGCCTCAAAATCAACGCACGGGGCCAGGATGGAGCGCGGCCGCCGGCAAGAGTCAAGCCACGGCTCGAGGTCCGCAATTTTCTGATCGGCCGCATTGCCCCTTGAACCCCCCGCCGGCAACCGTCATAATTCCACATCTTCCTACTGGGGTGAAGACAGCCGAAGCGTAAGGAGTAGCCCATGGGATTACTGCACCTGTGCGATGAACATCCGGCAGCGGTTCGTCCGCAAGCCACGGCCGCGGAAGCCATCCAACTCATGCTCGATCACCGCGTCGGTGGCGTGACCGTGGTGGACGACGAGGGCGCGGTCGTCGGCATCTTTACCGAGCGCGATGTCCTGCGCAAGCTCGCCCTCAGCGGCCGCGATCCGGCGAAAACCTCGGTCGCCGAACTCATGACCCTCCCCGTCATCCTGGCCACCCCGGCCACCACTCCCGGCGAGGCCTTCTCCATCATGATGGAACGCCACTTCCGCCACCTCCCGGTGGTGGACGAACGCGGCCGACTCATCGCCATGCTTTCCATCCGCAATCTGTTGCAATGGCGCGTGGACGAACTCACCGAACGGCTCGACACCATGGAACAGTACATGACCAATGACGCTCCCGGCGGCTGAAACACGCAACTGGGCCCGCAACCACTCCAAGACAAACTCCGACAGCTTGGGGTCGCGCTTCGCCCGCGCATCCGCGTGAAACGCCTTCCGCAGGTCGGCGCTTTCATGCCTGATTCGACTGTCGTAGCGGGAAAACGTAACTATCCGCGGACGCACCTTTCTGGGATGACAAACCACAGCCAAGCCGCCTGCCGTGCTCAGCACGAATCCGAGTCACCGGCAGGGCCGGCCCCCGATATAAGAAAT
Proteins encoded in this window:
- a CDS encoding CBS domain-containing protein yields the protein MGLLHLCDEHPAAVRPQATAAEAIQLMLDHRVGGVTVVDDEGAVVGIFTERDVLRKLALSGRDPAKTSVAELMTLPVILATPATTPGEAFSIMMERHFRHLPVVDERGRLIAMLSIRNLLQWRVDELTERLDTMEQYMTNDAPGG